From the genome of Caldilineales bacterium, one region includes:
- a CDS encoding C-GCAxxG-C-C family protein, whose product MSVVDDSFSQPLALEEHAALPLAGGLEQMGFQCGQLWGAALAAGAEAYRRFGPGPRAEAAAVVAAQRLAGSFQASYKSINCSDVIELDWKNAQGKQVLKFFLKGGPIRCFSMTAGFARATRRAIDAAFADDELVPPEPPVSCAAQLARAMGAGDQHTVMAAGLAGGIGLSGGACGALGAAVWLIEMAGVTAGGASVEFNSPAATEAINRFVQCTACEFECAKIAGRKFADVHDHASYLAAGGCARLIEALAGRDGGGGA is encoded by the coding sequence ATGAGCGTCGTTGACGACTCGTTCAGCCAGCCATTGGCATTGGAGGAGCACGCCGCCCTGCCGCTGGCGGGCGGCCTGGAGCAGATGGGATTTCAGTGCGGCCAGCTTTGGGGCGCGGCGCTGGCCGCCGGCGCGGAAGCGTATCGCCGTTTCGGGCCAGGACCGCGCGCCGAAGCGGCGGCCGTCGTCGCAGCTCAACGGCTGGCCGGCTCCTTTCAGGCCAGCTACAAGAGCATCAACTGTTCCGACGTGATCGAACTGGACTGGAAGAACGCCCAGGGCAAGCAGGTCCTGAAGTTCTTTCTGAAGGGCGGCCCCATCCGCTGTTTCAGCATGACGGCCGGCTTTGCGCGAGCGACGCGGCGCGCGATTGACGCCGCCTTTGCGGATGACGAGCTTGTCCCGCCCGAGCCGCCGGTGAGCTGCGCGGCCCAGCTGGCGCGCGCCATGGGCGCGGGCGACCAGCACACGGTCATGGCGGCCGGGCTGGCGGGCGGCATCGGGTTGAGCGGCGGCGCCTGCGGCGCGCTGGGCGCGGCGGTCTGGCTGATCGAAATGGCTGGCGTGACCGCTGGCGGCGCCTCCGTCGAGTTCAACAGTCCCGCGGCCACCGAGGCGATCAACCGCTTCGTGCAGTGCACCGCTTGTGAGTTCGAGTGCGCCAAAATCGCCGGCCGCAAGTTCGCCGATGTCCACGACCATGCCAGCTACCTGGCCGCCGGCGGCTGCGCGCGGCTCATCGAGGCGCTCGCCGGTCGCGATGGTGGGGGTGGGGCGTGA